One genomic window of Desulfurococcus mucosus DSM 2162 includes the following:
- a CDS encoding aminotransferase class V-fold PLP-dependent enzyme, which yields MLDPEEVRKDFPILTREVNGRRLVYFDNAATTQKPLQVINAISNYYMYHNANVHRGFHTLSQEASQMYEEAHEKVAKFINAYSWREVVFCSNTTEALNIVAYGWGLWNLREGDEIVLTVMDHHSSMLPWRIIAKLKGARVKYVDITDDGYLRYEQFEELISEKTRVVAFPIASNVLGTINDARRIARLAHRVGAIVVADGAQSVPHIPTDVRELEVDFLAFSGHKMLGPTGIGVLWGRQDLLESMHPFKVGGDTIKDVTLDDIVWHDLPWRFEAGTPNIAEGIGLGVAVEYLTRIGMSNVREHEKTLVEYTLKRMRELEDVEYYGPRNPADKTGVIAFNIKGLNHHTVGSALDLFGIAVRTGMHCAHPLHYRLGLKGTVRASYYIYNTLEEIDYFIESLEKIISLKDSLRSKPAKEVCTGT from the coding sequence TTGCTGGACCCCGAGGAGGTTCGCAAGGACTTCCCCATCCTGACCAGGGAGGTGAATGGTAGGAGACTAGTATACTTCGACAACGCGGCAACAACGCAGAAGCCTCTTCAAGTGATCAACGCTATCAGCAACTACTACATGTATCACAACGCCAATGTTCACCGGGGCTTCCACACTCTCAGCCAGGAAGCCAGTCAAATGTATGAGGAGGCGCATGAGAAGGTGGCGAAATTCATAAATGCCTACTCGTGGAGAGAAGTGGTCTTCTGTAGTAACACGACTGAAGCACTAAACATAGTTGCATACGGCTGGGGCCTATGGAACCTTAGGGAGGGAGATGAAATAGTTTTAACGGTAATGGACCACCATAGCTCCATGCTTCCATGGAGAATAATAGCCAAGCTCAAGGGTGCAAGAGTCAAGTACGTTGACATCACTGACGACGGATACCTAAGGTATGAGCAGTTCGAGGAACTCATAAGTGAGAAGACCCGCGTGGTCGCATTCCCGATAGCCAGCAACGTGCTGGGCACTATAAATGATGCGCGGAGAATAGCCCGGCTAGCACATAGGGTTGGAGCAATAGTTGTCGCGGACGGCGCCCAGAGCGTCCCACACATACCAACCGATGTAAGAGAACTCGAAGTAGACTTCCTGGCTTTCAGCGGGCATAAAATGCTCGGCCCCACAGGGATAGGTGTACTGTGGGGTAGACAGGACCTCTTGGAGTCCATGCACCCATTCAAGGTCGGGGGCGACACCATCAAGGATGTAACACTCGACGACATAGTGTGGCATGACCTCCCCTGGAGATTCGAAGCTGGAACACCAAACATTGCCGAGGGCATCGGGCTCGGTGTGGCAGTGGAATACTTAACTAGGATCGGTATGAGTAATGTAAGGGAGCATGAGAAGACCCTTGTCGAATACACGTTGAAGAGGATGAGGGAGCTCGAGGATGTAGAGTACTATGGGCCGCGGAACCCCGCGGATAAGACCGGTGTCATAGCATTTAACATCAAGGGCTTAAACCACCACACCGTGGGATCAGCGCTCGACTTGTTCGGAATAGCTGTGAGAACCGGTATGCACTGCGCCCACCCATTACACTACAGGCTCGGGTTGAAGGGTACTGTCAGGGCAAGCTACTACATATACAATACACTCGAAGAAATCGACTACTTCATAGAATCACTAGAGAAAATAATCTCATTAAAGGACTCACTTAGATCCAAGCCCGCAAAAGAAGTCTGCACGGGTACATAA
- a CDS encoding transcriptional regulator → MSLLIRLQAPVHPGSRGDARLLGIVLYTATLLRPETLQLLSSVEDKAGFIKELYAAASALSMFRANYSYGLISQELGIPEKTVRRYTRGGDTISKLVSSVLSELESRGGYIEVEIPSVESLKAKINGLEEENKELRKRIQELEAQVSQLRNTVELVKARLKELQETLH, encoded by the coding sequence ATGAGCCTCTTGATCAGGCTACAGGCACCCGTACATCCAGGGAGCAGGGGGGATGCCAGGCTCCTGGGAATAGTCCTCTATACTGCCACACTACTTAGACCGGAGACATTACAGTTATTGAGCAGCGTGGAGGATAAGGCAGGGTTCATCAAGGAGCTTTACGCTGCGGCATCAGCCTTATCCATGTTTAGAGCTAACTACTCCTACGGTTTAATAAGCCAGGAGCTCGGGATACCTGAGAAAACCGTGAGGAGGTACACTAGGGGCGGGGACACCATTAGCAAACTCGTGTCATCAGTCCTCAGCGAGCTCGAGTCTAGGGGAGGGTACATTGAGGTAGAGATACCCAGTGTTGAATCCTTAAAGGCAAAGATCAACGGGTTAGAGGAGGAGAACAAGGAGTTGAGGAAACGCATCCAGGAGCTAGAAGCCCAGGTATCCCAGTTAAGGAACACCGTGGAGCTCGTTAAGGCCCGGCTCAAGGAGCTACAGGAAACACTCCACTAG
- a CDS encoding MTH1187 family thiamine-binding protein yields MTPIGTCTTSLSDYVAEVERVFESLGLKHVLTASATIIEVNNVEEVSEILKAVIDVLTHKGVRRILIDLSIDYRVDKDLSIEGKVASVLEKLGPGTRVAEASGLRR; encoded by the coding sequence GTGACCCCAATTGGAACATGCACCACCAGCCTCAGTGACTACGTAGCCGAGGTGGAGAGGGTTTTCGAATCACTAGGGCTCAAGCATGTGTTAACGGCTTCAGCCACGATAATAGAGGTGAATAATGTAGAGGAGGTGTCTGAAATACTTAAAGCGGTGATCGACGTGCTCACGCATAAGGGCGTTAGAAGAATACTAATAGATCTATCCATAGATTACAGGGTTGACAAGGATCTCTCAATAGAGGGAAAAGTGGCATCCGTGCTCGAGAAGCTGGGCCCAGGGACAAGGGTGGCTGAAGCCAGTGGACTCCGACGGTAG
- a CDS encoding dipeptidase, with protein sequence MHALNPPLVDLHEDLAAYILSGSLLNPFPLKPLDVDEPYRHADIPKYIASNTRLIVGAVFPMIPWYTGHGRITYRHYPSLELVFEGISLYRNLVTAHRELKLVEAKDGLTGLFEGDWNRMGLIIGLEGADPLRNPEELDLLHSAGLRVLGLTWNYSNKYASSCRAQVDNGLTREGVELVGRAVELGVVVDLAHASAKTIRDVYEVTGKPVLVSHANVKTVHDAPRNLDDKSLETIAESKGVVGLVFISPFVSSGRPGVAELVRHAVYIRDNYGVDVIAIGSDYFGSLDTPLVAGLESIDKIGNLWSSLVAEGFTPEDIEKIAWRNAVRVLSAWLK encoded by the coding sequence GTGCATGCCTTGAACCCGCCTCTCGTGGATCTCCACGAGGACTTAGCAGCCTATATACTGTCAGGCAGCCTGCTCAACCCCTTCCCATTGAAGCCCCTCGACGTTGACGAGCCCTACAGGCATGCAGACATACCGAAGTACATCGCCAGCAACACGCGGCTCATAGTGGGGGCGGTTTTCCCCATGATACCCTGGTACACGGGGCATGGAAGGATAACTTACAGGCACTACCCAAGCCTCGAGTTAGTTTTCGAAGGGATCAGCTTGTACAGGAATCTTGTCACAGCACACAGGGAGTTGAAGCTTGTTGAAGCAAAGGACGGTCTCACAGGCCTCTTCGAGGGCGACTGGAATCGAATGGGGCTGATAATCGGGCTCGAAGGAGCAGACCCGTTGAGGAACCCGGAGGAACTCGACCTACTGCACAGTGCAGGCCTCAGAGTACTTGGCTTGACCTGGAACTACAGTAACAAGTATGCGTCTTCATGCAGGGCACAGGTGGACAACGGTTTAACGAGGGAGGGAGTGGAACTGGTTGGTAGAGCCGTCGAGCTAGGGGTAGTTGTAGACCTAGCCCACGCCAGCGCCAAGACCATCAGGGATGTCTACGAGGTAACCGGGAAACCCGTGCTCGTCAGCCACGCTAACGTGAAAACCGTGCACGACGCACCCAGGAACCTGGATGATAAGTCACTGGAGACCATAGCTGAGAGCAAGGGAGTCGTAGGATTAGTCTTCATATCCCCGTTTGTCTCAAGCGGGAGGCCAGGGGTGGCAGAACTCGTCAGGCATGCAGTCTACATAAGGGATAACTACGGCGTGGACGTAATTGCAATTGGCTCAGACTACTTCGGCTCACTCGACACCCCACTGGTCGCCGGGCTCGAGTCCATTGACAAGATAGGAAACCTCTGGAGCTCACTAGTAGCCGAGGGCTTCACCCCCGAGGACATCGAGAAGATAGCATGGAGAAACGCTGTGAGAGTGCTCTCAGCATGGCTTAAGTGA
- a CDS encoding bacteriohemerythrin yields the protein MVREDEDIERVMEEIPLNKLLRYLELESVEVFGTGDRRIDPGILEKYVSSNEYYLVEGCTGDFCRRILSKGRVVLNAECFSKSSGNPVACRDRSVLTSLGDVEELSIYRVLSPFTAWMEKYGLGFKPMDDAHRVMFEKLNGVIEYIVEGKPDKITEAFKEAYDYILLYFKIEEEYMARCGYDKKKMKEHMKRHREFKEVLDKLTAAGRASEFVAMFGELYEYMASYLDYMLRDDKDIAEFLKNTCGM from the coding sequence ATGGTTAGAGAGGATGAGGATATTGAAAGAGTGATGGAGGAGATCCCGTTAAACAAGCTACTACGCTACTTAGAGTTAGAGTCCGTAGAAGTGTTTGGAACCGGGGATAGGAGGATAGACCCAGGCATCCTGGAGAAGTATGTTTCATCGAACGAATACTACCTCGTAGAGGGGTGCACAGGGGATTTCTGCCGGAGGATACTTTCCAAGGGCAGGGTTGTCCTCAACGCTGAGTGTTTTTCAAAATCATCGGGTAACCCTGTCGCCTGCAGGGATCGCAGTGTTCTCACATCCCTGGGCGATGTCGAGGAACTCTCCATCTACAGGGTTCTCTCTCCATTCACGGCATGGATGGAGAAGTATGGGCTGGGATTCAAGCCCATGGATGACGCACATAGAGTAATGTTCGAAAAACTCAACGGTGTTATCGAGTACATAGTGGAGGGGAAGCCTGACAAGATAACTGAAGCATTCAAAGAGGCATACGACTACATATTACTCTACTTCAAGATTGAGGAGGAATACATGGCTAGATGCGGCTACGATAAAAAGAAGATGAAGGAGCATATGAAAAGACACAGGGAGTTCAAGGAAGTACTCGACAAGTTGACTGCAGCGGGCAGGGCCTCCGAGTTCGTGGCAATGTTCGGAGAGCTCTACGAGTACATGGCCTCATACCTTGACTACATGTTGAGAGACGACAAGGATATAGCAGAGTTCCTCAAGAACACGTGCGGCATGTGA